The DNA segment AGTTTGATTCGGCTTTAACGACCCTCGGGATGACGAGGGACGTGGTCCGAGCTATCCAACTTTGAGCCAACAAGAAGATCATGCGCTCCTTCCCCGTCATTGACCTAATGGATGGGTTTGTCTCTTTGGTTATCTGAGGAAGCTTCGATTTTGCAAATTTTCACCATGTCTTTCACTTCAGTCACTggtttttcttattttcagcATGCTCATGAGGTCAGCTACATACATGAGGCGATTCTATCGCTCAAGAGGCATGCCTTGACCTCGAGATGAAGTGGCAGGAAAGAGTAACCGAGGTCAAAAGAAAGTCAAAGGCTAACCTCAAGCGGGTGGAGGAGCAGGCTCAGCAAGTTAAGGAGAGGGCAAAGGAGGCTGAGGGTAAGGTCAAGTCGGTGGAAGCTCAAGCCTAGGTCGCACGAACCTGCACCATGATTTCAGACAACCATTTGTCCAAGGCCAGTGAGGCCTTCTTAGCCACTAAGCAGACAGTTGCAGAGCTATCCACAAAGCTTGCTTAGGCCGAGCAAGAAGTTGTCATGGCCAAGGAGAAGGCCGCCAAAGCAGTTGAGGACTATCTTTCCTCGAACCAATTCAAGGAGGAGTCCATCGAGAATGCGACTAATGCTTTCCCGAAGGGCTTTGAAGAGTTCTGAGGTCAAGCCCTTCGACTCTTCTCGGGGATGGACTTCAGTAACCTCCAGATCAACCTCAGTGACAAAGAGAACAATGACGATAAGGATGAAGATAGTGGCGGTGAGGAATgaagtttttgtttcttttttgttttgtttttgctcGGATAAACTGAGCTCAatgtatcttctttttttttgggtcaggTATTCCAAGCTCTATGAACAAACTTAAAAGTAATGAATATGGAAAGTTTTCTAAGTTCCTAACTTCGTTTGTATTTTCATGGTTtactttctttgcttgagtttggTTCATCATATCgaacttttcttttaatgcctcTTCTTAGGCTTAATTCCAACCAGAGGATCGGCAAGGGTCCCCAGCCAATCTTGGGTTCCTCAACTGATTTTCTGATAATTCCAACCAGGACATCGATGAGGATTCCTAGTCAATCTTGGGTTCCTCGTATGATTTCTAGAGTTCATCTTcaaatttacttcaaattctgAGCGAGCTCGGCTTAAAGAGGTCTCGGACATATCTGATGTGTCTCCATGGAATTAGCCAGTTTTGTTATCGAACTATCGTTGACCTTGGAGGTCTTAGGTCGGGGCCTAGGTATTTTTGGGGTGTTCGTTATTTTATCCGAGTCGAATATGCGTGTCATTATTGTCTGACCTAAAAGATagatgttgctggaaattggacccgggggctgccgcgaaccgagaggggaggagctccgctgccgggacggTGGGCGGCGGCGcgtcggctggtggcgtcctcctggagaatcctgcaagaaagccggtggccgggctttccggcgccggccctccgaagcttaagtcagagggggctaatatgtggGGGGTAAAGGAGAATGTTTTGCTTTTTTGTGTCTCTCTCCCTGAGTGTGTCTGTCTGAGTGTTTTTGTCTGAGTGTTTCTGTCTGAGTGTTGTGTTTCCCTTTCCCCCAGGTTCTCTTTTATAGgaagatattatgttacctgggaggtgacagaagaatttgtcttcttttgtgataattgggcacgatcacgCTCATTAATGGCATTGTGGAGAATAGGGCCGGATCAggccggagtcagggagttgtcacggttgattggacccgttggggtggttgaaccgccggccgtggcgggCTTGGAGTTCGTAGAtggcaagtgcattgattgctgagtgaaccggtggtcagggagagccatacgctttgatggttcagtgatccggagatcatcttgagccgtgttcatttaatggccgagtgcatcggaggcctgagggggtctcatgcattaatgatagggcgtgccgaatgcctgcggagatcgCATGCCTTGATGACCTAGGAATGGTGGCAGATTGTAGTGGAGTcatgtatttagttgtcagatcctttagaggattaggtggagattggatatttggctaaggtacgggcccggcacgggtgccgagccgagccggtTGCTTAGCAGAGtatcctgtggcggggttgcttctctTGGTCGACGCTCCTTGGTTGAGCGCCTCTCTTGTCGAGCGCCTCTCtagtcggcgctctttggccgagcgcctctctggtcggcgctctttggccgagcgccttcagACTGGCACGACtttggtttttcccccaacactaccccccgacttccgagttccagctggCCACCAGCTTGAGCGCGGAAAGTAGTTTTAGTTAGGCCATTATGAGTTAAAAggaaattttgaattatcgcgCGTTTCAAATTATCGGGCGCTTCGAGGTGCCTCTAatgggcggcgtctcttcttttccgaaaatgcctcattattgggacgccttctccgaagcgtcctcgcgtcgtgggctcatgatggggccgcatgATCCGACGAGGCGCTTCTGTGTTCGAAGCGTCAGCCCGAATTAAATGTAGCGCTCCGTCTTTTGGGTCGACACGCGTGGTGATCCGAACGGGGAGCAGCATTTTTTCTTgctgatctgggccgttggagGGATTTATATAAATCCTCACCTGGCCTTCTGCTGCTTTCTTATTGTCTCCTTTCTCCAGCTTTTCTCAGTCCGAAGTTTCTTATCTCCGGCGTCTTTCACaggtccctctctttttttcctatCCTTCCAgaatcctttttcttcttcctaatgGGTTCCGGTCCGAACGAAGTCGAGTCCACCATGGGTGTgctggaggtcgaaatgaccgagGAATGGTTTTTCCTCTACAtgggttccgtttggagcccgccaggtggggggatcgggtaaccaatcctccggtaggccggattggagtgtacttagaggcactctgggccggcctacgatttcctcttcacgggttcgTGAACGAGTTGTTGACGGAATaccagttggttccggcgcagctcgctccgaatgcttggaggacagtgatcggTTTCCTGTCGCTGTGTTTAGCGTATGGGATTCCGACTtctgtcaacgttttccggcgactttttgtgttgaagtcgaatccgggagacggagagtggctctacattGCCCTTCGGGCGGGCCGGCCACTCTTCCAGGGTGCTCCTTCGTCCATTAATGACTGGAAGAAGAAGTTCTTCTTTCTAGGTTCTGAACGGACatgggggtttgaccctaggTGGGGGCCGACCCAACTCAGGTCCGTCAACAAAGTCCCCAAGCTTTCTCCGCGCGAGCAGGGGATCATCGACaccatccgcagcctcggggacggtATTTTACTGAGCGGCCTCATAAGTGAGGACGCTCTAGTGAAcgttggcctgagctcggcgcgtcctcagggtaagggtaaCAGTAGGGtgtctttttcattttgttACAGTTCTGAATTCTAATCCTGCTCGtccttgcagatatcgcaaagatggtgaccaagagcgagaTTTTATACGTCCGGTTCCAAAAGagggcggccgagctctcgggagAGCCGACCGAGCCGAGAAAGAAGGCGAAGGTCTCGGCGACCACAGCGGTCGAGACGGGCGCTCCTCGCCCTGCGCACTCCGAAGCTGGTCGGAGGGAGGGCGCGGGTTCTAGGGGCGCGGGTTCTAGTGGAGCTACGGCGGCGCTCCCGTGCCCGGCGCCAATTTTACAGATTCCTGGTCGTCAGGAAGCCCCAACTGCCGACCAGGGAGGGAGTTCGGCGGGTCTGGCGCTTGCGCGCCCCGCCTCGGTTGtgcggcagtcagatcggccgccTGTCCGACCCCAGCCCTCCAGTTCCGAGCCGGGGAGCAGCCAAGGAGCTGCGGGGTCGGCTCCGCCCAGGTCAGCCGAAGTCGGCCTTCCGGACCCGTCGGGCTCACGGGAGCGGGTGCCTTACGCTCCCGTCTGGTCGGTCttcgagggcgattcggccctcGATAATCCccaagtggcgcgcgaagtatTCCGGGTCGCGCTACTtccggccgaccaggccaaaaTACGGTCCATGAACTACGGCACCTTCATGGACTCCACTCTTTGCTCTGCCGTCCGGGTAAGTTAGTCTTCCTGTTTGTACAGTTATGCAAGCTTTATTTAGTTTCTCACGTCTCTTTACAGCATCTGCACGAGACGGAGACGCTGATGCACATCGTGCAAGACTACCGGGAGCGAGCCCGGAGGCATCAGCAGGGGCACGAGGAGGCCGAGGCAAGGTGCCTGGCGTCCGAGGCCGAGCGCCAGGCGCTCCAAGCAAGGGTGGGAGCGGCCGAGGACGAGGttcgagctctgaccgccgagctcgaagaggagaagggcgcgcacacgTTGGCGAGATCTGAAGTGCGCGCCGTGGAGGCTCGTTTGGCCGAGGCCGAGCTGGCGCTGGCCACCCGCGAGCAAGAGGTGGGGAACGCCCGCCTCAAAACCTTGGAGCTCGAGCTGGAAGTAAAAAACCACGAGCGGAAAGCCGCgtaccacgaggctcgggagcaggccCAAGATGCGGTTAGgctcttccgcgagtcggaggagtttcgtGACCTTCTGGAAGAGGAAGGCGTGAACGGGCTGATTCAAggcttcaaggacttccgcaACCAACTGCGGCGGCTCCTTCCGGACTTTGACCTGAACCTGCTTaaaccgggagcaggggtcgaaaggtcggaggcggaggcagaagcTCCGGGGGCCGACCAGGAAGGTCTGGCCGAGGCGGCCGAGGCTGTCCCCGAGGTCACCgagatggcctccgaggctgttCCTGGCGCTGCCGAGGAAGAGGCTTTGATCGCAGAGCCGGTCATTCCTGAAGTCGCTGAGCCCGAGACttagtatagttttttttttttatttttttgtgtgtaAGTCGGGATGGCCTCTATACTTGTTAAGGCCGAGCCCGagctttgtacttagcctacggcttttttgaaatgaatattcaTATTTGTCATAACTTGCGACTTGACTTGTGCTTTAATTTGATTTAGATTTCTTTCACTTGGACCCACTTTTAGGCTCCAAGGGATTGGGCTCTACGGCCCCAACTTCGTTCGCCATATAGTTGGACTTGCGTTTAGGCTCGGCACAGCCGAGCTTAGGTCCGAGTTTCCGTTGCTCGGTCCTAAGATCAGTAATATAGCGACGCTTATGTTTAGGATGCGCTTGGGCTCGGGGGATCTTTTCGAGCTTAGCTCAGAATTCGACCGAGCCCTAGGACTAGGGTCACTAGATTTAAAATTCCTAGTGAACTTTGGGCCCGGATCTCGGGTTGCCGAGGCGGATGATCGGATTTTTTCCGACATACGAGTTAAACGCCTGTCAGCTTGAGATGGAAATTCATCGAGCTGACGGCACAGACTAAGCTTGCCATTGAACGGTGTACGTAGGAGGGGTGAGGCCGAGCGATGATTGGCCCGACCAGGTACCTCGACGATGGTCGGGAGTTCATTCAGGTAGTTAATTAaccaagaatgaaaataaatgagaatgtaaagacattaattgaatgggtacctggtaccgtgagcgtttTTATGCCGAGGCTGTGAACTTCGcctggcgactgaagacgctcctctactcggagtccgttctttgaggacgccgGCAAGATAGaagaatccaagaacgaaaataACCGAGattatgtaaagacattaattgaatgggtacctggtaccgtgagcgttcttacgccgaggttgtgaacttcgcctggcgactgaagacgctcctctgctcggagtccgttctttgaggacgccgGCAAGATAGaagaatccaagaacgaaaataATCGAGattatgtaaagacattaattgaatgggtacctggtaccgtgagcgttcttacgccgaggctgtgaacttcgcctggcgactgaagacgctcctctgctcggagtccgttctttgaggacgccgGCAAGATAGAAGAATCCAATAACGAAAATAACCGAGattatgtaaagacattaattgaatgggtacctggtaccgtgagcgttcttacgccgagactgtgaacttcgcctggcgactgaagacgctcctctgctcggagtccgttctttgaggacgccgGCAAGATAGAAGAATCCGGTTTGTTGTCAA comes from the Phoenix dactylifera cultivar Barhee BC4 unplaced genomic scaffold, palm_55x_up_171113_PBpolish2nd_filt_p 001201F, whole genome shotgun sequence genome and includes:
- the LOC120108160 gene encoding uncharacterized protein LOC120108160, with amino-acid sequence MVTKSEILYVRFQKRAAELSGEPTEPRKKAKVSATTAVETGAPRPAHSEAGRREGAGSRGAGSSGATAALPCPAPILQIPGRQEAPTADQGGSSAGLALARPASVVRQSDRPPVRPQPSSSEPGSSQGAAGSAPPRSAEVGLPDPSGSRERVPYAPVWSVFEGDSALDNPQVAREVFRVALLPADQAKIRSMNYGTFMDSTLCSAVRHLHETETLMHIVQDYRERARRHQQGHEEAEARCLASEAERQALQARVGAAEDEVRALTAELEEEKGAHTLARSEVRAVEARLAEAELALATREQEVGNARLKTLELELEVKNHERKAAYHEAREQAQDAVRLFRESEEFRDLLEEEGVNGLIQGFKDFRNQLRRLLPDFDLNLLKPGAGVERSEAEAEAPGADQEGLAEAAEAVPEVTEMASEAVPGAAEEEALIAEPVIPEVAEPET